The Henckelia pumila isolate YLH828 chromosome 2, ASM3356847v2, whole genome shotgun sequence genome includes a window with the following:
- the LOC140879786 gene encoding YTH domain-containing protein ECT4-like — protein sequence MSAVAPTADQGADLLQNLTLDSQAKTFEVSDAAKKPSVDSANAANRMQSDRSISPLIPDFMDPTMCYLPNGYPSPAYYFSGYDGSANDWDEYNRFMNPDGLEIPAGVYGDNGSLMYHHGYGYAPYGPYSPAVSPVPTVGHDGQTYGAQHYQYPTPYFQSLTPTGGQFPTMAAPPKGDMATGAAADQASLPIDSANSKSNGISNGGTTKGNNGSAQARATYNSSFNVNGSYGRNALTGGIPTSGYQDPRFGFDGIQVPIPWMESPYFLDGQPRSMGGSTLTSSSANGNDVPSSRSQNTQPHFMGLHHPRPMSAMNTSNGYMNRLFPNKFYGQYGKAYKSGLGYGSNGYDSRTNGRDWMTFDSKYRPRGRGNGLYGYGNESMDGLNELNRGPRAKISKSQKGFTPAVLAVKGQNIALTTGAADYDKEISSVSPDREQYNRPDFPETYADARFFIIKSYSEDDVHKSIKYNVWTSTPNGNKKLDNAYQDSQTKPGGCPVFLFFSVNTSGQFVGVGEMAGPVDFNKNVEYWQQDKWIGCFPVKWHIVKDVPNSLLKHIILEDNENKPVTNSRDTQEVRLELGLQMLKIFKDHAIKQCILDDFDFYEDRQKRIQEKKAKQQQFQKQAQVWEGKPSEDKNKESLNGDPKLLKSSEVASDSNKQSTTAVQAIGDFTTLKNDAPPKSGDSLKPAAVPEKIVANGVANGC from the exons ATGTCGGCCGTTGCTCCTACTGCAGATC AGGGTGCAGATTTGTTGCAGAATTTGACTTTGGACTCACAAGCAAAAACTTTTGAAGTTTCAGATGCCGCCAAAAAG CCTTCAGTTGATTCTGCTAATGCGGCGAATAGGATGCAGTCAGATCGGTCTATCTCTCCTCTAATACCTGATTTCATGGATCCAACAATGTGTTACCTCCCAAATGGTTATCCTTCCCCTGCATACTATTTTAGTG GTTATGATGGGAGTGCTAATGACTGGGATGAATACAACAGATTTATGAATCCCGATGGTTTAGAGATTCCTGCA GGTGTTTATGGGGACAACGGATCCCTTATGTACCACCATGGGTATGGTTATGCTCCTTATGGTCCTTATTCTCCTGCTGTTTCTCCTGTTCCGACCGTTGGACATGATGGTCAGACATATGGAGCTCAGCACTATCAATACCCAACTCCCTATTTCCAGTCACTAACACCAACAGGTGGTCAATTCCCCACTATGGCTGCCCCTCCCAAAGGGGATATGGCCACTGGTGCAGCAGCTGACCAAGCATCATTGCCCATTGATTCTGCTAATTCAAAATCTAATGGCATTTCCAATGGCGGGACCACGAAGGGAAATAATGGCTCAGCGCAAGCGAGAGCAACATACAACTCCTCGTTCAATGTGAATGGGTCCTATGGAAGGAATGCTTTGACTGGAGGAATTCCGACGTCTGGTTATCAGGATCCTAGATTTGGATTTGATGGTATACAGGTACCTATCCCATGGATGGAGAGCCCATACTTTTTGGATGGACAGCCGAGATCTATGGGTGGTTCTACCTTGACTTCATCAAGCGCAAATGGGAATGATGTTCCTTCATCCCGGAGTCAGAATACCCAACCTCACTTCATG GGATTGCACCATCCAAGGCCAATGTCTGCCATGAACACATCCAATGGATACATGAATAGATTGTTTCCCAACAAATTTTATGGTCAGTATGGAAAAGCTTATAAGTCGGGTCTGGGCTATGGATCTAATGGATATGATTCACGAACAAATGGACGAGACTGGATGACTTTTGATAGCAAGTATAGGCCCAGGGGAAGAGGAAATGGCCTGTATGGTTATGGAAATGAGAGCATGGATGGGCTGAATGAACTGAACAGAGGCCCGAGAGCTAAAATCTCAAAGAGTCAGAAGGGCTTTACGCCAGCTGTTCTTGCTGTCAAAGGGCAAAACATTGCCTTGACCACCGGGGCTGCTGATTATGATAAAGAGATATCAAGTGTGTCCCCTGATCGAGAACAGTACAACCGACCAGATTTCCCTGAAACCTATGCGGATGCAAGGTTCTTTATCATCAAGTCATACAGTGAAGATGATGTTCATAAGAGCATCAAGTACAATGTCTGGACCAGCACACCTAATGGTAACAAGAAGCTAGATAATGCATACCAGGATTCTCAAACAAAGCCTGGAGGCTGCCCTGTTTTCCTGTTCTTCTCG GTTAACACCAGTGGACAATTTGTTGGTGTTGGGGAGATGGCTGGGCCTGTAGATTTTAACAAGAATGTTGAGTATTGGCAGCAGGACAAGTGGATTGGCTGTTTCCCTGTTAAGTGGCACATTGTGAAGGACGTACCAAACAGCCTGTTGAAACACATTATTCTTGAAGATAATGAAAACAAACCAGTTACTAATAGTAGGGACACACAGGAG GTTAGGCTGGAGCTGGGACTTCAGAtgctcaaaatatttaaagatcATGCAATTAAACAATGCATCCtggatgattttgatttttacgAGGATCGCCAGAAGAGAATTCAGGAGAAGAAAGCAAAGCAACAGCAATTCCAGAAGCAG GCTCAAGTATGGGAAGGAAAGCCCTCCGAGGATAAGAACAAGGAAAGTTTAAATGGGGATCCGAAGCTTCTCAAATCATCAGAGGTGGCCTCTGATTCGAACAAACAATCGACAACAGCTGTGCAGGCAATTGGGGATTTTACTACGTTGAAAAATGATGCCCCTCCAAAATCTGGAGATAGTCTTAAGCCTGCAGCTGTCCCGGAGAAGATCGTAGCAAACGGGGTTGCGAATGGTTGCTAG
- the LOC140879784 gene encoding receptor-like protein 2 yields the protein MLSLGRTSLLIFLLFVFSSSWNVLCCHQIERDSLLSFDRYISAAVAPLNWSSSADCCQWEGVTCRSSDGRVSHISLPGRGLRGTIFPNFILNLTFLSHLDLSRNQLSGSVPDGVFRRLQTLDLSYNRLSGSIFQANLTLPISVRTLDLSSNLFNGSIDALFLRQGSNLVQFNVSNNSFTGPIPSSICSGSPFLEILDFSANKFNGAVVGGIGGCSRLRVFRAGFNALSGLIPLDMYNLKTLEEISLTNNKFSGPIDDSISVLSNLRILELHVNELSGGIPPDIGYLTKLKQLQLHTNRLNGSVPLSLTDCSNMETLLLRNNLFGGEISTLDFSKLQRLQAIDFGNNSFTGEIPGSLCLCRSLTAVRLAYNKLTGEIPPCMAALKSLAHLSISDNYLSNVAGALEILRHCDNLEVLFLSRCFNNEPMPDLLHLNGFQNLQILTLGGCQLKGQIPLWIAKLRKVKLLNLSFNQIYGPIPTWLGDMPSLFVLNLTQNFLSGGFPPELGRLPALISDNSSSDLSYLALPFLFDSLQYNRLFNLPRGLKVGNNRLIGSIPKEIGQLKLLHTLELSNNFFNGSIPTELSGLVNLERLDMSGNHLRGEIPRSLERLHFLSAFSIANNDLEGEIPRGGQFDTFPASSFEGNPRLCGVVLHRNCPVRSPFETSLEEEGEESSSDIPFGIGYFVGFFAVSITLMFHTPWRRVSDVSSPSIS from the coding sequence ATGTTAAGTCTGGGCCGTACGAGTTTGCTCATCTTTCTTCTCTTCGTTTTCTCTTCTTCTTGGAATGTTCTCTGCTGCCATCAAATCGAGCGTGATTCTCTCCTATCTTTCGACCGATACATCTCCGCCGCCGTCGCCCCTCTGAATTGGTCTTCTTCCGCCGATTGCTGCCAATGGGAAGGCGTCACTTGCCGGAGCTCCGATGGTCGAGTCAGCCATATATCGTTGCCCGGCAGAGGTCTCCGGGGAACCATTTTTCCGAACTTTATTCTCAACCTTACTTTTCTTTCTCACCTCGATCTGTCGAGAAACCAGCTCTCCGGCTCTGTTCCCGACGGCGTTTTTCGTCGACTACAAACACTGGACTTGAGTTACAATCGTCTCTCTGGTTCAATATTTCAAGCCAATCTGACATTGCCCATTTCGGTTCGAACCTTGGATCTGTCGAGCAATTTGTTTAACGGGTCTATCGATGCTTTGTTTCTTCGTCAAGGGTCGAATTTGGTACAGTTCAATGTCAGCAATAATAGCTTCACGGGGCCAATCCCTTCATCTATCTGCAGCGGCTCCCCGTTTCTTGAAATCTTGGATTTCTCGGCGAATAAGTTCAATGGCGCTGTGGTTGGGGGAATCGGTGGGTGTTCTAGATTGCGAGTTTTCAGGGCAGGTTTCAACGCTCTTTCGGGATTGATTCCGTTGGATATGTACAATCTGAAGACCTTGGAAGAAATTTCTCTCACAAACAACAAATTTTCTGGGCCAATCGACGACAGTATTTCTGTGCTTTCCAATCTCAGGATTTTAGAGCTCCATGTCAACGAATTGAGTGGTGGGATCCCTCCAGATATCGGGTATCTTACGAAATTGAAACAGCTCCAGCTTCACACCAACCGCTTGAATGGCTCCGTGCCCCTTTCTTTGACAGATTGCTCCAATATGGAAACGCTACTACTGCGAAACAATCTGTTTGGAGGAGAAATTTCGACCCTTGATTTCTCGAAACTCCAGCGTCTTCAAGCCATCGATTTTGGCAACAACAGCTTCACCGGAGAGATACCCGGAAGCCTCTGTTTGTGCCGGTCCCTGACTGCGGTTCGGCTGGCCTACAACAAGCTAACGGGTGAAATTCCACCTTGCATGGCTGCATTGAAATCTTTAGCACACCTCTCGATTTCAGACAATTACCTGTCTAACGTTGCTGGTGCTTTGGAGATTCTAAGACACTGTGACAACCTCGAGGTTCTCTTTCTCTCCAGGTGCTTCAACAACGAACCGATGCCGGACCTCCTGCATCTAAACGGGTTCCAGAATCTGCAAATACTCACTCTGGGAGGGTGCCAGCTCAAGGGTCAAATCCCTCTCTGGATTGCTAAACTGAGGAAGGTCAAGTTGTTAAATCTCTCCTTCAATCAAATTTATGGCCCGATTCCGACTTGGTTAGGGGATATGCCGAGCCTGTTTGTCCTAAACCTCACACAGAATTTCCTGTCGGGAGGTTTTCCACCCGAACTAGGCCGGCTACCGGCTCTGATATCGGATAACTCGAGTTCAGACTTGAGTTACTTAGCTCTGCCTTTCTTATTTGACAGTCTCCAATACAATCGCCTGTTTAACCTTCCGAGGGGACTGAAAGTCGGGAACAACAGGCTCATTGGCAGTATCCCGAAAGAAATTGGGCAGTTGAAGCTTCTGCACACACTGGAACTCAGCAACAACTTCTTCAACGGCAGCATCCCTACCGAATTGTCCGGTCTCGTTAATTTGGAAAGATTGGATATGTCGGGGAATCATCTTCGGGGTGAGATCCCAAGATCACTGGAAAGGCTCCATTTCTTGTCTGCATTTAGCATCGCAAATAACGATCTTGAAGGCGAAATTCCAAGGGGTGGTCAGTTCGATACGTTCCCCGCTTCTTCGTTTGAGGGGAATCCAAGACTCTGTGGCGTTGTGCTGCATAGAAACTGTCCGGTAAGGTCACCATTTGAAACGTCATTGGAGGAAGAGGGGGAGGAGAGTTCGTCTGATATCCCATTCGGGATTGGATATTTCGTAGGATTTTTTGCAGTCAGTATCACTTTGATGTTTCATACTCCGTGGAGGCGAGTCAGTGATGTTAGCAGCCCTAGCATTAGTTAA